A stretch of the Anaerolineales bacterium genome encodes the following:
- a CDS encoding C69 family dipeptidase: MCDTFVALPAFTQGNSMLFAKSADCEVNEANAIVRIPRRKHARGEAVRLTHLVIPQAEETYELLLTKAFWNYGCEIGVNEYGLAMGEEAVFTTEMAEEKDGIIGPDLMRIGLERARTCREAIQVMTGLLEQYGQGGSAELKGNSHFDSSYIMADREEAYVLETAGRRWATKKVDKVASISNLLGIRADWDACSDGAGSPTTDWAGRYGLPEVPPSLGSPARQAITYDSLQSALGRITVKSIFQTMRQHGPGYHPASAEAHRNICMHAGPQENRWWQADGVMVTDVGAHGVLAWVTATSGTCVSIFKPVFLGMDLPDLGPYPSETFEPRCLWWKHELLHRRAMADFEALVPEIRQEFDPMEDAFLAQAETVKRGTPSEKAEFMHHCFREALAATEAWIARLQKRRDLSFSDPAYRAMWARLNAEAGMTGLPDEN, translated from the coding sequence ATGTGCGACACATTCGTCGCGCTGCCGGCCTTCACCCAGGGCAATTCGATGCTCTTCGCCAAGAGCGCCGACTGCGAGGTGAACGAAGCCAACGCCATCGTGCGCATCCCGCGCCGCAAACACGCCAGGGGCGAAGCCGTGCGCCTGACCCACCTGGTCATCCCCCAGGCTGAAGAAACTTACGAGCTGCTGCTCACCAAGGCCTTCTGGAATTACGGCTGCGAGATCGGGGTCAACGAATACGGCCTGGCGATGGGCGAGGAGGCCGTCTTCACCACCGAGATGGCCGAAGAGAAGGACGGCATCATCGGCCCGGACCTGATGCGCATCGGCCTGGAACGGGCCCGGACCTGCCGGGAGGCCATCCAGGTCATGACCGGCCTGCTGGAGCAGTACGGGCAGGGCGGCAGCGCCGAGCTGAAGGGCAACTCGCACTTCGACAGCTCCTACATCATGGCCGACAGGGAAGAGGCCTACGTGCTGGAGACGGCCGGTCGGCGCTGGGCGACCAAGAAAGTGGACAAGGTCGCCTCTATCTCCAACTTGCTGGGCATCCGCGCCGATTGGGACGCCTGCTCGGACGGAGCTGGCTCGCCGACGACCGACTGGGCCGGCCGGTACGGCCTGCCCGAAGTGCCGCCCTCCTTAGGCTCCCCAGCCCGCCAGGCCATCACCTATGACAGCCTGCAGTCCGCGCTGGGGCGCATCACGGTCAAGAGCATCTTCCAGACCATGCGCCAGCACGGCCCCGGCTATCACCCCGCCAGCGCCGAGGCGCACCGCAACATTTGCATGCATGCCGGGCCGCAGGAGAACCGCTGGTGGCAGGCGGATGGCGTCATGGTCACGGATGTGGGCGCACATGGCGTGCTGGCCTGGGTCACAGCTACCTCCGGCACCTGCGTCTCCATCTTCAAGCCGGTCTTCCTGGGCATGGACTTGCCCGATCTGGGTCCCTACCCGAGCGAGACCTTTGAGCCGCGCTGCCTGTGGTGGAAGCACGAGCTGCTCCACCGGCGCGCCATGGCCGATTTTGAGGCGCTGGTGCCCGAGATCCGCCAGGAATTCGACCCCATGGAGGATGCCTTCCTGGCCCAGGCCGAGACGGTTAAGCGCGGCACGCCCAGCGAGAAGGCCGAGTTCATGCACCACTGCTTCCGGGAGGCGCTGGCCGCCACCGAGGCCTGGATCGCCCGCCTGCAGAAGCGCCGCGACCTGAGCTTCAGCGACCCGGCCTACCGGGCCATGTGGGCCAGGCTCAACGCCGAGGCCGGGATGACCGGCCTGCCGGATGAAAACTGA
- a CDS encoding acetamidase/formamidase family protein — protein MAVTISRDKVFFAFSPQLKAIATIEQGQEVLLQTHDCFEGQIRTTSDLVDALDWAHVNPATGPLYISGAKPGDVLRIDLLDIQIDERSSMVTIPGEGALGDVITQMETSILKLEGSQLVFKDKVRVPARPMIGVIGVAPAEGEVPTGTPGPHGGNMDCTLVAAGNRVYFTVGVEGALFGAGDLHAAMGDGEIVVCGAETAGAVRFKADVVDLPGLPTPFVETREVVATIFSAPTLDESASGATHNMAQFLTNSAGIPLNDAGMLMSLAGQLKFCQVVDPLKTVRFEFPKAILAEYDFHMP, from the coding sequence ATGGCCGTGACGATCTCGCGCGACAAAGTGTTCTTCGCCTTCAGCCCGCAGCTGAAAGCCATCGCCACCATCGAGCAGGGCCAGGAAGTGCTGCTGCAGACGCACGACTGCTTCGAGGGGCAGATCCGCACCACCAGCGACCTCGTGGATGCGCTGGACTGGGCGCACGTCAACCCCGCCACGGGCCCGCTGTACATCTCGGGCGCCAAACCCGGGGACGTGCTGCGCATCGACCTGCTGGACATCCAGATCGATGAGCGATCTAGCATGGTGACCATCCCGGGCGAGGGCGCCCTAGGCGATGTCATCACGCAGATGGAGACCTCGATTCTGAAACTGGAGGGGAGCCAGTTGGTCTTCAAGGATAAGGTGCGCGTGCCCGCGCGCCCGATGATCGGCGTGATCGGTGTGGCGCCGGCGGAGGGCGAAGTGCCCACGGGCACGCCGGGACCGCACGGCGGGAACATGGATTGCACCCTGGTGGCAGCCGGGAACCGGGTGTATTTCACCGTGGGTGTGGAAGGCGCGCTGTTCGGCGCGGGCGACCTGCATGCCGCCATGGGTGATGGGGAGATCGTGGTGTGCGGGGCAGAGACGGCCGGCGCGGTGCGCTTCAAGGCGGACGTGGTGGACCTGCCCGGCCTGCCGACGCCTTTTGTGGAGACCAGGGAGGTGGTGGCGACCATTTTTTCCGCTCCCACCCTGGACGAGTCTGCCAGCGGCGCCACCCACAACATGGCCCAGTTCCTGACGAACTCTGCCGGCATCCCGCTCAACGACGCCGGGATGCTGATGAGCCTGGCCGGCCAGCTCAAGTTCTGCCAGGTTGTCGACCCGCTCAAGACGGTGCGTTTCGAATTCCCTAAGGCAATCCTGGCTGAGTACGATTTCCACATGCCGTAA